CTCGACGAAGCGATCGGCCCCGATGACGCCGACGTGCGCGAAGCGATGAGCGGCAACCTGTGCCGCTGCGGCGCCTATCAGAACATCGTGACGGCCATCCAGACCGTGCGCGGCAAGCGCTAGGAGGCCACGATGGAACTGTTCCAGCTTTCGCGCGCCAACGACATGCGCGACGCGATCGTCGCAGGCGCCGCGTCGCAAACGGCGCAGCAGGGCGCGCAGGTGCGCTTTCTCGCGGGCGGCACGACGCTTCTTGATCTGATGAAACTCGATGTGGAGAAACCGGCGCGCGTGGTCGATATCAGCCGCTTGCCGCTCGATCGCGTCGAAATAGCGGACGACGGCGGCGTGCGTATCGGCGCGCTCGTGCGCAACGCCGACCTCGCGCTGCATCCGCTGATTCACGAACCGTATGCGGTGCTGTCGCAGGCGCTGCTGGCGGGCGCGTCCGCGCAGTTGCGCAACATGGCGACGACGGGCGGCAACCTGCTGCAACGCACGCGCTGCGTCTACTTCCGCGATACCGCGATGCCGTGCAACAAGCGCGTGCCGGGTTCCGGCTGCGCTGCGATCACCGGCTTCAACCGGACGATGGCGATACTCGGTACGAGCGATGCATGTATCGCGACCAATCCGTCGGACATGAACGTTGCGCTCACGGCGCTCGGCGCGACGGTTCAGATTCAAGGAACGAAGGGCGATCGCAGTGTCCCGATCGACGATTTTTACCTGCTGCCGGGCGACACGCCGGAGCGCGAAACCGTGCTCGAACCGGGCGATCTCGTCACACATGTCACGTTGCCTCCGATTCCGGGCAGTCGCTCGCTGTATCTGAAGCTGCGCGACCGCGCGTCGTATGAGTTCGCGCTGGCATCGGCGGCTGTCGTCGTCAATGTGGCCGACGGGCGCATCACGCGCGCGCATGTTGCGCTCGGCGGCGTCGGCACGAAGCCGTGGCACGCGCACGAAGCCGAAGCCGAACTCGCGGGCGCCGTGCCCGATGCGGCGAGCTACGCGCGCGCCGCCGACGCCGCCCTCGCGAATGCGAAAGCGCAGAGCCAGAACGGCTTCAAGATCGAACTATCGAGGCGCTGCCTGATACATGCATTGACGCAGGTCATGCAGTCCGTCTGAAACTTTTTCGAGGACTTCTTTCCATGTCCACTGTGTCCGATTCCTTGCTGTCCATCATTGGGCAGCCGCAGTCGCGCATCGACGGTCCGCTGAAAGTGAGCGGACGCGCGCAGTACACCTCCGATATCGACTTGCCCGACATGCTGTACGCGGCGCCCGTGTGCGCGACGATCGCGAGCGGCCGTGTCACGTCGCTCGAATTCGCCGCCGCGCAGGCGATGCCCGGCGTTCGCGTGGTTCTGCATCGCGGCAACATCGGCCGCTTCTATCGTATTTCGGGTAATTCGATGGAGACGGGTTTCGTCGACGAAGCGCGTCCGCCGTTCGAGGATGACGTGATCCGCTATTACGGCCAGTACGTGGCCGCTGTCGTTGCCGAGACCTTCGAGGCGGCGAGCAACGCCGCGGCCGCCGTGAAAGTCGGCTATGAAAAGACGGCGCATGACGTCAGCGACGAACTCGAAGCGAAGGGCGAGCCGCATGTCCAGAGCGAGCGCGGCGATGCGGCATCCGCATTCGACACGAGCGAAGTGACGCTCGACGAGACGTATGTGACGCCCGTCGAAACGCACAACCCGATCGAACTGCACGCGACCGTCGCGCAGTGGGACGGCGAGGGCTACACCTTCTACGAGACCACGCAGGCCGTGTCGAATCATCAGGGCACGCTGATGCAGATGCTTGGCCTGCCGAAAGAGAAAGTGCGCGTGATCTCGCGCTATCTCGGCTCGGGCTTCGGCGGCAAGTTGTGGATGTGGCCGCACTCGCTGCTGGCGGCGGCTGCGTCGCGGCAAACGGGGCAGCCGGTGAAGCTGGTCGTGAGCCGCAAGATGATGTTCCAGAACGTCGGGCATCGTCCGACGACGCAGCAGCGCATGCGCCTTTCTGCCGATCGCGGCGGCAAGCTCACGTCGATTCGCCACGACTACGTGAATCACACCGCGATCGCCGACGACTACGAGGAAAGCTGCGGCGAGATCACGCCGTTTTTGTACAGCGTGCCGAATCTGCGCGTGAGTTCGGGGCTCGTTCGGCGCAACGTCGGATCGCCGAC
The Paraburkholderia terrae genome window above contains:
- a CDS encoding FAD binding domain-containing protein, giving the protein MELFQLSRANDMRDAIVAGAASQTAQQGAQVRFLAGGTTLLDLMKLDVEKPARVVDISRLPLDRVEIADDGGVRIGALVRNADLALHPLIHEPYAVLSQALLAGASAQLRNMATTGGNLLQRTRCVYFRDTAMPCNKRVPGSGCAAITGFNRTMAILGTSDACIATNPSDMNVALTALGATVQIQGTKGDRSVPIDDFYLLPGDTPERETVLEPGDLVTHVTLPPIPGSRSLYLKLRDRASYEFALASAAVVVNVADGRITRAHVALGGVGTKPWHAHEAEAELAGAVPDAASYARAADAALANAKAQSQNGFKIELSRRCLIHALTQVMQSV